The stretch of DNA TTTATATTCGACTGCCATTTGGGAAGTTACATCACAACCACCCGGAGATTATTGAACTCGCAGAACTTATTGGCCGCACGCCCAATGCTCTGACGATGAAGGCATGCAACTTCGCGAACCTTGATCCCGAGCTTCAAGCCCGTGGAATTCGTGGTTTGTCGAATCTCAGTAAAGCTGATCGCGAAATCTGGATGGAGTTTTTAAACAACGCTGAAGGTCTGGCTGCCGAAGCGGAAGAGGCTGCGGAACGAATTGCAGGTGTCGTTAGTACTGATACGCCAGAACTCTGCCTGCCGACGGGCCCGACCGACATCGAGCGAACCGTGCGAGCTCGCCGGGTTCAGTCGTTCTTCCGGGCCGCCGTGTTGACCACCTACAACTCCACATGCGCCATCTCAGGTGTCGCTGGTGCCGAACTTCTCACGGCGAGTCACATCATTCCGTGGAGC from Planctopirus ephydatiae encodes:
- a CDS encoding HNH endonuclease yields the protein MARSDLWTRDQLLLALRLYIRLPFGKLHHNHPEIIELAELIGRTPNALTMKACNFANLDPELQARGIRGLSNLSKADREIWMEFLNNAEGLAAEAEEAAERIAGVVSTDTPELCLPTGPTDIERTVRARRVQSFFRAAVLTTYNSTCAISGVAGAELLTASHIIPWSESVERRADPRNGLCLNALLDRAFDRGLFSLDDNLQVIVSRRLNDNVAEAKLKCSLNQLEGVPLSMPSRFLPDPEAIRFHRTTVFQP